In the Acanthochromis polyacanthus isolate Apoly-LR-REF ecotype Palm Island chromosome 20, KAUST_Apoly_ChrSc, whole genome shotgun sequence genome, GCACCACTGGCGCACAGCGTAGAAGACGCACGCCTGGGTCTCGTTCAGACTCTGAAACATCTTGCGGACAAAGTCTGGACTTAACCGAGGCGCCTCGATTCGGGGAACGGGTTCACCGACATTCAGGTCTTCAAAGTCGGGCACGGCGTCTTCGTCCTGCTCCTCTGGGATCTTTTCACGGAGCTCAAGACACTCCTGCCGTTCCGCCTCAACCTCGGGTGCGAACGTGTTCCAAGCGTTGAGGACCGGACCGAACTGGACGTTCTGGAGTGCCTTATCCATGCCTGCGCCTCGTCCCTCGAATCGCTTCCTGTTGTGCTCCACGATGTCCTTGACGTCGTGTCGGGATTTGTAGAACTCTTCGTACGAGGTGCGACCCCCGTCGTTGAGTTCGTCGTCAGATCGGTGGGGGAGGTACAGCTTTAGCAgtcgtctgaaatgtttttctggCGCCTTGGTCTCAGAGAAGCGCGCATATCGAATGACTGCTGGTTTTCCGGCTGTCCTCTTGGCAATATGTCCTTTGTCACACAAAAGGGCAATGGCACTGGGGCCCTGTGCTTGTTCGCCGTAGACTACCCGATAGTCTGATGCAAATTCGGCCAGGCACATGCCCTGAAACTCAGGAGTCTTTGGTCTGAACAGGTACTTCTCAGGTACCCCCAACATCCAGACCTCTTCAGACTCAGGTGCCATGTCCTTCAGGCGACTCATAGGAAGACTCATCTTCATGGCTTCCTCGTCCGTCGAGAGGAAAATCACAGACCGCGAGCACTTTTTCAGGGGCAAGCTGCATGTGCGAGCCACTGCCTCCTGGGCGCTGACCTCTCGGTGCTTCGCATAGGCCTGCATGATCTTTCTCATTTCCTCACATTGGTTGAAGGCAGACTCTCTGCTGGTCTTCACGACCGAGTTCAGGAACTCGGTCATCTCGTGCTCCGGCTTGGTGATGTACGACATCATGTACATGGCACAGCAGTACTCGTCCAGGACGTACTGGATGTCCATGTTTGCGTTCCAAGCGCGGAGAAGGTCTGGGTTATACGCGTTAACCCAACACTCCTTCGGCTGCCGCTTCAGCATGACCACGCTCCCGCTTGTCAGATTTTCGGCGCACTTCAGATAGGCGTCGTGTTCCAAGTCGCATCGACGGAGGAGATCTGACAAGCTCTCAAAGGAGGCCTTCGGATCCATGAGGAGCTCTCTCAGGTGCCGAAGCTTTTCCTTTGCGTCCCTTTGCTGCCGACGGATCTGCTCCCTCCGTTCCTTCATCACCTCTTCCTGGTCTTGACCATCTTCCATTTCCACATCGGCAGCAAAGGGCTCCGTGATCCAGGTGATATCAAACGGCAGCTTGGGGAAGCCATAACGACACACCACGTTTCCCTTTCGGCAAGAGCCGGTGTGGCTCCTGCTGTGTACCTGAACCTCCGAGACGATTTTGTGGAGCTCCGGGTCCTTCTCGGGGTCAGGCATCTGGCAGGAAATGTGGCGGTCAATGAACCTGCATACGGTGTGGTCCAAGTCCTCGCCGTACACAGGGGCGTCTTTGACCCACACTagcatgtgaatgtgtgggCTTCCGCGGGCCTGAAATTCCACGCGGTAAAAATAATCCTCCACCTCGCCGATGGGCCGCGCTGGTGAGAGGATCAACTTTGCCATAAGGGCATCCACACGTTTTTCAAACATGCGCATAACGGTGACAGGGTTACTGCGCAAAATGTCACACTTGGCTTTCCAGTCCAGTTCGGAAAAGTCACCAAGTGTTTGTCCTTGCTGAGATTTGATGACCCCAATTATTTCAGGCCATCTCATCTCAGCTGCcgaaaaagtcaaaaagaacGTCGGTTTGCCGAGTTGCCTGAGCATAGCATGCAAATCTCTCAGGCTTTTATTCCAATATGCGGGTGTGCCTCTCAGAGGCTGCATAAATCGCATGGCCTCTTTGGCCTGAATTAatctctccacctcctctttgTCCTGGAGCATGGAGTTTTTGATGGCACGCCCGTCTTTTGTGCGCATCTTTCCTTTGCGCATTTGTATCGACATACTTCCTCTCGCGAGGTTCGTCTCCGTTACAAACTGCGCAAAGAAAAGGTAAGTCTGGTCCTCGGCAAACCGCGTGTCTGCCCCGAAAAGCCTGGCGTTAAAGTATCTGCTGGGTGAAAGTTTGATGGGACGGTCTTCATCCAGCGTGTTCTCTCCCGTGGGAAACTGCACAGGGAACGCCATGGCTTCCAGTTTGGGGATTGCAAAAAATCCCACAGGTTTGTTGCCTTGGGCGGGGGCAACGCTGAAAATGCCATCTCCATAGGAAAGTATTTCCTGCGCAATGTCTGGTGGCTGCATGCAGGTGTCCAGAGCAAGTCCAGGTCTTAGCTCCTCCTGCTGTTCGGTGGGTATGTCTGCAGCTAAATTGGTCTGGTAGCTGTCAGACACTTGTAGCAGCTCTTGGTCCAAGATGTCTTCTCCCCACTGGGCAGCATCCATGCTGTCGTGCTGAGAGTCTATGTCATCAGCAGACTCCTCCAAGAGGGTTTCTGTCGTGACATCATTGGACCGGTTTTCCAGCTCAGTGCTTGGTGATGGCATGTCAGTATTGCGTGTTTGGTCGTCTTCTGGCCGACTCGTTCCTGCGGCTGACACAAAATCGGCCAAGACTGGCTCAGTGTAGCTATCAGccgcctccagcagctcctcgtcGAGCATGCCGTCTTCTCCCCACTGCGCATCATCCGTGCACTCGTTGTCTGAGTCGTGGAGGAGATTTTGGAACGTGGCCTGTTCATCAATGGTCACATCAGAATACTCAGAGTGCTGCTCTCTGAGTTTTTCCAGGGCTACCAGCACATTCTTCATGTTGACAGTGTAGAAGTGCTGGTAACCTTTGAATCGAATGTGACGCTTTAATTTCACCTGCAGTAGCTGTGCTTCTGGGAGGGGACGTGGAAGACTGTTGACAACGCTTTCCACTTCCGATGGAACGCACACAACAGCTCCGTGGACTGCTCGCTGCTGTCCTTTCGGTAAGGCGATGATCTTCGCAAACGGGAGGATTTTAGCAATGAGCTGTCTCTCCAGCACGTTGAGTTGGGCCAACTCCGGGGAATGGGTGCCAACTCTAAATTGTTCGCTACTGCATGTGTTGGCATCCTCCCACGGCTGAGGTGGCTGTCACAGTTGTGGCAGATCCACTCCTGCAGTCTCTCTGGTGGCATTGAGCAAGGGGAGGAGCACTCAGCGtcacagacatgcacatatGTTCCAGTCAAGCAAGCCTGTGCCAAGTCGATGTTGGTAGAGTATTTAACTCTCTTGCATGACTTGACTTGATTTGGAAACATAGTCCTGTGGCAGACGGTGCAGACGTATGTTGGTCCGTGGCTGATGGTCTCACGGAATGCTGCTATAGCCACTGCCATCACTGAAGTGAGCACTGGCTGGCGAGAGGTTCCGAGCTGTCGGTATTTCCGCCTGATGCTCAGTGCTCTCTGCAACTTCTGACGCATGTCAGGATTGGCAGCCAACATGCGTCTTCTGAGCAGGCTACAGCGTTGAATATGATGTAGCCTGAACTCTGGATCCTTCCTGTACCTGAGGACAACATACTTTTTCTGCCTGTTCCGAAAGGCAGGATCCGTGCTGTACCTGTTGACAAGATAATTTTTCTTCCTGTTCCGAAAGGCAGGATCCATGCTGTACCGCTTGACAAGATATTTTTTCTGCCTGTTCGGAATGGCTGGATCCGTGCTGTATCTcttgacaacataatttttgTGCCTGTTCTGAAAGGCTGGATCTGTGCTGTACCTcttgacaacataattttttctCCTGCTCCGAAAAGCAGAATCtgtcatgtatttgttttttagtctgtCTCGCATTTTGACATTGAACTTCGCATAGTATTTTTTGGAAGACAAGAGCCGTTGTTCACGGTTCTTTTGCACACACTTACTGTGTGcctgaattttcttcctgcgAAATTCAGCACAGCTGGCATACCTGATTCTCTCACaaatttttttcccaattttttCTTGGACTtgttcctttttgtcacatgcTCTCTTGGCTTTTCGCCTCCGATCTTTGTTGAATTTAGAGAGCTTTATTGCTTGTGGGACAGCTGAGGAACCTTTAACGTCCTCCTCAATTTTGACAGCCGTCCCACTGTCTGCCTGCAATGCGAGGAGGGCAGGTTCAGACACTTCATTTGAACCTCAGTTTCTGGGGATTGTTGAGGATGTTCACTGGGGCTGTCAGTCTGAAAAGAAACCGGGACAAACTCGTAACTTGCAGAGTCTCCACGGTCTCTAAAGAGTGTGTGCAGGTGGTTAGCCAGGTCACTGAGTTCCGCAAAAGTCATGACGATCGCCTTCCCGGAATGAGAGGGTAATCCTCTTGAGTCTCTG is a window encoding:
- the LOC127531371 gene encoding uncharacterized protein LOC127531371 isoform X1 — translated: MKNVLVALEKLREQHSEYSDVTIDEQATFQNLLHDSDNECTDDAQWGEDGMLDEELLEAADSYTEPVLADFVSAAGTSRPEDDQTRNTDMPSPSTELENRSNDVTTETLLEESADDIDSQHDSMDAAQWGEDILDQELLQVSDSYQTNLAADIPTEQQEELRPGLALDTCMQPPDIAQEILSYGDGIFSVAPAQGNKPVGFFAIPKLEAMAFPVQFPTGENTLDEDRPIKLSPSRYFNARLFGADTRFAEDQTYLFFAQFVTETNLARGSMSIQMRKGKMRTKDGRAIKNSMLQDKEEVERLIQAKEAMRFMQPLRGTPAYWNKSLRDLHAMLRQLGKPTFFLTFSAAEMRWPEIIGVIKSQQGQTLGDFSELDWKAKCDILRSNPVTVMRMFEKRVDALMAKLILSPARPIGEVEDYFYRVEFQARGSPHIHMLVWVKDAPVYGEDLDHTVCRFIDRHISCQMPDPEKDPELHKIVSEVQVHSRSHTGSCRKGNVVCRYGFPKLPFDITWITEPFAADVEMEDGQDQEEVMKERREQIRRQQRDAKEKLRHLRELLMDPKASFESLSDLLRRCDLEHDAYLKCAENLTSGSVVMLKRQPKECWVNAYNPDLLRAWNANMDIQYVLDEYCCAMYMMSYITKPEHEMTEFLNSVVKTSRESAFNQCEEMRKIMQAYAKHREVSAQEAVARTCSLPLKKCSRSVIFLSTDEEAMKMSLPMSRLKDMAPESEEVWMLGVPEKYLFRPKTPEFQGMCLAEFASDYRVVYGEQAQGPSAIALLCDKGHIAKRTAGKPAVIRYARFSETKAPEKHFRRLLKLYLPHRSDDELNDGGRTSYEEFYKSRHDVKDIVEHNRKRFEGRGAGMDKALQNVQFGPVLNAWNTFAPEVEAERQECLELREKIPEEQDEDAVPDFEDLNVGEPVPRIEAPRLSPDFVRKMFQSLNETQACVFYAVRQWCLRRVWGQDPEPFHYFVSGGAGCGKSHVIKCIHEEATRILRQLPRFRDAADMSQPTVLLTAFTGTAAFNIAGKTLHSVLKLPRSLEPPYQGLGNALDELRATLSSVEILIIDEISMVSKKLFAYVNWRFQQLKGNRRPFGGISVLAVGDFYQLPPLGRAKPLCVYEETEFDLWRERFTMVNLTEIMRQKDDRAFAELLNRLRVKRKQDPLCAADRGLLMRAVSDGKDCPPGTLHVFATNKQVDGHNAATVASLLKGDVKIAAEDYRKDVATGRKVPVPNIKGTKRDLPDSIMAAEGARVMLIRNLNVEDGLVNGTFGTISTILPDRRDPKVVSFLGLKLDNTTAGQTLRKKLLGPSDDLVYVERSEESIGRKGGVVRRQFPVKLAFACTAHKVQGMTVTSAVVSLKRMFQPGMAYVALSRTTSLQGLTITDFDETKIYADPAITTALEDMRSASFQSVTPLLHRFNRTERPDAEVTIVHHNTQGLPSHMVDLKLHHELRLADVLCLTETHLSGSSVSSSFDLEGYTVFHRSRQACYTTCRDMASKAGGGVAVYCRSALMAEAPSCMGRVTDLECLVVKVEVPVKVLIATVYRPPDFGLQKFLPNLNALLDTLELLDHHPIVVCGDFNEDLLSRGKKSIRDALLSRGYNQLITESTTDKNTVIDHIYISQPEKCVQSGVLQTYYSYHSPVYCILTG